In a single window of the Elaeis guineensis isolate ETL-2024a chromosome 4, EG11, whole genome shotgun sequence genome:
- the LOC140857503 gene encoding MLO-like protein 2 isoform X1, giving the protein MAGGGGGGRSLEETPTWAVAVVCFVLVIVSIIIEHFIHLIGKWLTKRHKRALYEALEKIKSELMLLGFISLLLTVVQGLISKICVPKSVGDSWHPCRPEEEASITGKDDDDGTTGRRLLYTESSSIVRRILAGGGGTDKCAAEGKDPFISSVGINQLHMFIFVLAVFHVLYCISTMALGKLKMRRWKAWELETKTVEYQFSHDPDRFRLARDTSFGRRHLSFWSKSPILIWIVCFFRQFLRSVPKVDYLTLRHGFIMAHLAPQSSMKFNFQKYIKRSLEEDFKVVVQISPTIWFFAVLFLLFNTHDWNSYLWLPFIPLLAILLVGTKLQVIITKMAVRIMERGDVVKGIPVVHPTDDLFWFNRPRLLLFLIHFVLFQNAFQLAFFAWSWLEFGFPSCFHKRIEDIIIRISMGVLIQVLCSYVTLPLYALVTQMGSNMKPTIFSDRVATALRKWHETARKHLKENRRSTSATPLSTSRPATPTHGLSPVPFLRRYRSEVDSLQASPRRHTTDDEHFDQEGTQSPSDHTIGGSSFHHMQQGQEGGGREVQELGDITELPHDLDSNQGASLSIDFSFDKRQR; this is encoded by the exons ATGGCTGGGGGTGGAGGAGGAGGCAGATCCTTGGAGGAGACACCGACATGGGCCGTCGCTGTGGTTTGCTTCGTCCTGGTTATCGTCTCCATCATCATCGAGCATTTCATCCACCTCATCGGCAAG TGGTTGACGAAGCGTCACAAGCGGGCACTCTACGAGGCTCTAGAGAAGATCAAATCCG AGCTGATGCTGCTGGGATTCATATCCTTGCTCTTGACCGTTGTCCAAGGCCTCATATCCAAGATATGTGTGCCCAAAAGCGTGGGCGATTCATGGCACCCATGTAGACCAGAAGAAGAGGCTTCCATCACCGGCAAGGACGATGATGATGGTACCACCGGCCGGAGACTGCTGTATACTGAATCATCTTCCATTGTCCGACGCATTTTAGCTGGAGGAGGGGGGACTGACAAGTGCGCAGCCGAG GGTAAAGATCCATTCATTTCCTCCGTTGGCATCAACCAGCTCCACATGTTTATCTTTGTCTTGGCCGTCTTCCATGTCCTCTACTGCATAAGCACAATGGCTTTAGGCAAACTAAAG ATGAGACGCTGGAAAGCCTGGGAATTGGAAACCAAAACCGTTGAATACCAATTTTCGCATG ATCCTGACAGGTTTAGACTTGCAAGAGATACATCTTTCGGTCGTCGGCATTTAAGCTTCTGGAGCAAATCACCCATTCTCATTTGGATT GTATGCTTCTTCAGACAGTTTCTGAGATCAGTTCCTAAAGTTGACTACTTGACGCTACGACATGGCTTCATCATG GCTCATTTGGCTCCCCAAAGCTCGATGAAGTTTAACTTTCAGAAATATATCAAGAGATCACTTGAAGAAGATTTCAAAGTTGTTGTTCAGATAAG CCCAACAATATGGTTCTTTGCAGTACTCTTTCTACTGTTCAACACTCACG ACTGGAACTCATATCTGTGGCTACCATTCATCCCTTTACTT GCAATCCTCCTAGTGGGAACAAAACTTCAGGTGATAATAACAAAGATGGCTGTACGTATCATGGAGCGTGGAGATGTCGTGAAGGGAATCCCTGTCGTCCATCCCACAGATGATCTCTTCTGGTTCAACCGTCCTCGCCTCCTACTATTTCTCATTCACTTTGTCCTTTTTCAG AATGCATTTCAACTTGCGTTTTTTGCATGGAGCTGG TTAGAATTTGGCTTCCCTTCATGCTTCCACAAGCGTATAGAAGATATCATCATCAGAATCTCCATGGG TGTCCTCATCCAGGTATTATGTAGCTATGTCACACTACCTCTGTATGCACTCGTAACGCAG ATGGGGTCCAACATGAAGCCTACCATCTTCAGTGATAGAGTGGCAACTGCTCTAAGGAAATGGCATGAGACAGCAAGAAAGCACTTAAAAGAGAACCGACGGTCTACCAGTGCGACACCTTTGTCGACAAGCAGGCCAGCAACTCCAACCCATGGCTTATCACCAGTACCCTTCTTACGACGCTATAGGAGTGAGGTGGACAGCCTCCAAGCTTCCCCGAGGCGACATACTACTGATGATGAACACTTTGATCAAGAAGGGACGCAATCACCATCCGACCACACAATCGGTGGGTCTTCTTTCCACCACATGCAACAAGGACAggagggaggaggaagagaagtgcAAGAATTGGGTGATATAACAGAACTGCCGCACGATCTTGATTCTAACCAAGGAGCGAGTCTTTCTATTGACTTCTCATTTGATAAGAGACAGAGATGA
- the LOC140857503 gene encoding MLO-like protein 6 isoform X2, producing MAGGGGGGRSLEETPTWAVAVVCFVLVIVSIIIEHFIHLIGKWLTKRHKRALYEALEKIKSELMLLGFISLLLTVVQGLISKICVPKSVGDSWHPCRPEEEASITGKDDDDGTTGRRLLYTESSSIVRRILAGGGGTDKCAAEGKDPFISSVGINQLHMFIFVLAVFHVLYCISTMALGKLKMRRWKAWELETKTVEYQFSHDPDRFRLARDTSFGRRHLSFWSKSPILIWIVCFFRQFLRSVPKVDYLTLRHGFIMAHLAPQSSMKFNFQKYIKRSLEEDFKVVVQISPTIWFFAVLFLLFNTHDWNSYLWLPFIPLLAILLVGTKLQVIITKMAVRIMERGDVVKGIPVVHPTDDLFWFNRPRLLLFLIHFVLFQNAFQLAFFAWSWLEFGFPSCFHKRIEDIIIRISMG from the exons ATGGCTGGGGGTGGAGGAGGAGGCAGATCCTTGGAGGAGACACCGACATGGGCCGTCGCTGTGGTTTGCTTCGTCCTGGTTATCGTCTCCATCATCATCGAGCATTTCATCCACCTCATCGGCAAG TGGTTGACGAAGCGTCACAAGCGGGCACTCTACGAGGCTCTAGAGAAGATCAAATCCG AGCTGATGCTGCTGGGATTCATATCCTTGCTCTTGACCGTTGTCCAAGGCCTCATATCCAAGATATGTGTGCCCAAAAGCGTGGGCGATTCATGGCACCCATGTAGACCAGAAGAAGAGGCTTCCATCACCGGCAAGGACGATGATGATGGTACCACCGGCCGGAGACTGCTGTATACTGAATCATCTTCCATTGTCCGACGCATTTTAGCTGGAGGAGGGGGGACTGACAAGTGCGCAGCCGAG GGTAAAGATCCATTCATTTCCTCCGTTGGCATCAACCAGCTCCACATGTTTATCTTTGTCTTGGCCGTCTTCCATGTCCTCTACTGCATAAGCACAATGGCTTTAGGCAAACTAAAG ATGAGACGCTGGAAAGCCTGGGAATTGGAAACCAAAACCGTTGAATACCAATTTTCGCATG ATCCTGACAGGTTTAGACTTGCAAGAGATACATCTTTCGGTCGTCGGCATTTAAGCTTCTGGAGCAAATCACCCATTCTCATTTGGATT GTATGCTTCTTCAGACAGTTTCTGAGATCAGTTCCTAAAGTTGACTACTTGACGCTACGACATGGCTTCATCATG GCTCATTTGGCTCCCCAAAGCTCGATGAAGTTTAACTTTCAGAAATATATCAAGAGATCACTTGAAGAAGATTTCAAAGTTGTTGTTCAGATAAG CCCAACAATATGGTTCTTTGCAGTACTCTTTCTACTGTTCAACACTCACG ACTGGAACTCATATCTGTGGCTACCATTCATCCCTTTACTT GCAATCCTCCTAGTGGGAACAAAACTTCAGGTGATAATAACAAAGATGGCTGTACGTATCATGGAGCGTGGAGATGTCGTGAAGGGAATCCCTGTCGTCCATCCCACAGATGATCTCTTCTGGTTCAACCGTCCTCGCCTCCTACTATTTCTCATTCACTTTGTCCTTTTTCAG AATGCATTTCAACTTGCGTTTTTTGCATGGAGCTGG TTAGAATTTGGCTTCCCTTCATGCTTCCACAAGCGTATAGAAGATATCATCATCAGAATCTCCATGGG GTAA